In one window of Burkholderia multivorans ATCC BAA-247 DNA:
- a CDS encoding cytochrome ubiquinol oxidase subunit I, whose translation MDIDALLLSRFQFAWVIAFHILLPAFTVGLSCFIATLEVLHWATRRTVYLRLSTFWLRIFAVSFGMGVVSGIVMPFQFGTNWSRFVAATSNVVGGFMAYEVLTAFFLESAFLGVLLFGRRRVPPWAHAMSAVLVALGTLLSSFWILAVNSWMQTPTGYRIVDGRFYPDSMLSVLLSPSFPFRLAHTVTAFLVTTAFVVLAVGAHYLLQRRAPDESRVMVRMGLWFLTIAVPVQIALGDAHGLNTLAHQPVKLAAMEGLWDTGRGVRATLFAWPDQARETNRFEVSIPRLGSLYLTHDWNGLVHGLKDWPRDQRPSVPVVFFAFHLMVGLGIVMLAIVVRGLTLWRRRRLYAARGWLHACRLAMPIGFLAVLAGWTTTEAGRQPWTVYGLMRTADSVTPSLTTGDVALSFALYAIGYLAIFGAGFVLLRRLVRLGPDTAPAHAGTPGAAVSERPARPLSAVSDSGAQPPGANDDRA comes from the coding sequence TCATCGCGACGCTCGAGGTGCTGCACTGGGCGACGCGGCGTACGGTGTATCTGCGGCTGTCGACGTTCTGGCTGCGAATTTTCGCGGTGTCGTTCGGCATGGGCGTCGTATCGGGCATCGTGATGCCGTTCCAGTTCGGCACGAACTGGAGCCGGTTCGTCGCGGCGACGTCGAACGTCGTGGGCGGCTTCATGGCGTACGAAGTTCTGACCGCGTTCTTTCTCGAGTCGGCGTTTCTCGGCGTGCTGCTGTTCGGCCGCCGGCGCGTGCCGCCGTGGGCGCATGCGATGTCGGCCGTGCTGGTCGCGCTCGGCACGCTGCTGTCGTCGTTCTGGATTCTCGCGGTGAACAGCTGGATGCAGACGCCGACCGGCTACCGGATCGTCGACGGACGCTTCTATCCGGACAGCATGCTGTCGGTACTGCTGAGCCCGTCGTTCCCGTTCCGGCTCGCGCATACGGTCACCGCGTTTCTCGTCACGACCGCGTTCGTCGTGCTCGCGGTCGGCGCGCACTATCTGCTGCAGCGGCGCGCGCCCGACGAAAGTCGCGTGATGGTCCGCATGGGGCTATGGTTCCTGACGATCGCCGTGCCCGTGCAGATCGCGCTCGGCGACGCGCACGGCCTCAACACGCTGGCACATCAGCCGGTGAAGCTCGCGGCGATGGAAGGGCTGTGGGACACCGGCCGCGGCGTGCGCGCGACGCTGTTCGCGTGGCCCGATCAGGCGCGCGAGACGAATCGCTTCGAGGTGTCGATTCCGCGCCTCGGCAGCCTGTATCTGACGCACGACTGGAACGGGCTCGTGCACGGGCTGAAGGACTGGCCGCGCGACCAGCGGCCGTCGGTGCCGGTCGTGTTCTTCGCGTTCCATCTGATGGTCGGGCTCGGCATCGTGATGCTCGCGATCGTCGTGCGCGGGCTCACGCTGTGGCGCAGACGCAGGCTGTACGCGGCACGCGGCTGGCTGCACGCGTGCCGTCTGGCGATGCCCATCGGTTTCCTCGCGGTGCTCGCGGGCTGGACGACGACTGAAGCCGGCCGGCAGCCGTGGACCGTGTACGGGCTGATGCGCACGGCCGACTCGGTCACGCCGTCGCTGACGACGGGCGACGTCGCGCTGTCGTTCGCGCTCTATGCGATCGGCTATCTGGCGATCTTCGGCGCGGGCTTCGTGCTGCTGCGCCGGCTCGTGCGGCTCGGGCCCGACACGGCGCCCGCGCATGCGGGAACGCCGGGCGCGGCCGTCTCGGAGCGGCCCGCGCGGCCGCTGTCGGCCGTGTCGGACAGCGGCGCGCAACCACCGGGAGCAAATGATGACAGGGCTTGA
- a CDS encoding cytochrome d ubiquinol oxidase subunit II, protein MTGLDLVPLWAGVLALSVLMYVLLDGFDLGVGMLFFWRRDEAERDRMIASVSPVWDFNETWLVLGSTLLLAAFPGAFSVVVPGVYFPVLLMLLGLLFRGVAFEFRGVVGARKRLWSGAFACGSLVATAAQGAVLGMFVQGFRVVDGRFAGTSWDWVAPFPLLTAAGLVVGYLLLGATWLVMKTEGPLQLAARRAARHALIGVIVFIVAVSIWTPLADPAIAARWFAWPNLLFFSPVPVLTALLAWLAWRALHGRGEVLPFVASIGLFFLGFSGLTISLWPHVAPPSVTLWSAASAQMSQEFLMIGTAFMLPVLLMYVGWSYWVFRGKVRGDVGYEHM, encoded by the coding sequence ATGACAGGGCTTGATCTCGTACCGCTGTGGGCCGGTGTGCTCGCGCTGTCGGTGCTGATGTACGTGCTGCTCGACGGCTTCGATCTCGGCGTCGGGATGCTGTTCTTCTGGCGCCGCGACGAAGCGGAGCGCGACCGCATGATCGCGTCGGTATCGCCGGTGTGGGACTTCAACGAAACCTGGCTCGTGCTCGGCAGCACGCTGCTGCTTGCCGCGTTTCCGGGCGCGTTCTCGGTCGTCGTGCCGGGCGTCTACTTTCCGGTGCTGCTGATGCTGCTCGGGCTGCTGTTTCGCGGCGTCGCGTTCGAGTTTCGCGGCGTGGTCGGCGCGCGCAAGCGGCTCTGGAGCGGGGCGTTCGCGTGCGGCTCGCTTGTGGCGACCGCCGCGCAGGGCGCGGTGCTCGGCATGTTCGTGCAGGGCTTTCGCGTCGTCGACGGGCGTTTCGCCGGCACGAGCTGGGACTGGGTCGCGCCGTTTCCGCTGCTGACCGCGGCGGGGCTCGTCGTCGGCTATCTGCTGCTCGGCGCCACCTGGCTCGTGATGAAGACCGAAGGGCCGCTGCAGCTCGCCGCGCGGCGAGCCGCGCGCCACGCACTGATCGGCGTGATCGTGTTCATCGTCGCGGTCAGCATCTGGACGCCGCTCGCCGATCCGGCGATCGCCGCGCGCTGGTTTGCCTGGCCGAACCTGCTGTTCTTCTCGCCGGTGCCGGTGCTGACGGCGCTGCTCGCGTGGCTCGCCTGGCGCGCGCTGCACGGCCGCGGCGAGGTGCTGCCGTTCGTCGCGTCGATCGGGCTGTTCTTTCTCGGCTTCTCGGGACTCACGATCAGCCTGTGGCCGCACGTCGCGCCGCCGTCCGTGACGCTGTGGTCGGCCGCGTCGGCGCAGATGTCGCAGGAATTCCTGATGATCGGCACCGCGTTCATGCTGCCGGTGCTGCTGATGTATGTGGGCTGGTCGTACTGGGTGTTCCGCGGCAAGGTGCGCGGCGACGTCGGGTACGAGCATATGTGA
- a CDS encoding FRG domain-containing protein encodes MAGERARDAGEAIDSVADYMTRIAAQDDGRAARLFRGQCNAGWALAPSIARGRSTPDIEARMLDEFMRSALPHLEPAPNLDACDWLAIAQQHGMRTRLLDWSGSALAALWFAVRSASEAGVDGVVWCLRHDADDIATIAERRAPLGVTRTKVFRPRHVMPRITAQDGWFTIHSYDADAQCFAPLDEQPDFAGRLTRIVVPGERFAAIRHELARVGISVATIFPDLDGIAQWTDTRYFPDDEDTHAPR; translated from the coding sequence ATGGCAGGTGAACGCGCACGCGACGCGGGCGAAGCGATCGACAGCGTCGCCGACTACATGACGCGCATCGCCGCGCAGGACGACGGCCGCGCCGCGCGGCTCTTTCGCGGGCAGTGCAACGCGGGCTGGGCGCTCGCGCCGAGCATCGCGCGCGGGCGCTCGACGCCCGATATCGAAGCGCGGATGCTCGACGAATTCATGCGCAGTGCGCTGCCGCATCTCGAACCGGCGCCGAATCTCGACGCGTGCGACTGGCTCGCGATCGCGCAGCAGCACGGGATGCGCACGCGCTTGCTCGACTGGTCCGGCAGCGCGCTCGCCGCGCTGTGGTTCGCGGTCAGGAGCGCGTCGGAGGCGGGCGTCGACGGTGTCGTCTGGTGCCTGCGTCACGATGCGGACGACATCGCGACGATCGCCGAGCGGCGCGCGCCGCTCGGTGTCACGCGCACGAAAGTGTTCCGGCCGCGCCATGTGATGCCGCGCATCACCGCGCAGGACGGGTGGTTCACGATCCATAGCTACGACGCCGATGCGCAGTGCTTCGCGCCGCTCGACGAACAGCCGGACTTCGCGGGGCGCCTCACGCGCATCGTCGTGCCGGGCGAGCGGTTCGCCGCGATCCGGCATGAGCTTGCGCGCGTCGGAATTAGCGTCGCGACGATCTTTCCGGATCTCGACGGCATCGCGCAGTGGACCGACACGCGGTACTTCCCGGACGACGAGGATACGCACGCGCCGCGGTGA
- a CDS encoding low affinity iron permease family protein, whose translation MREANDSSRVRPDAADRHGTDRASAPHPVTRAFERFASGVTAWAGSPIAFGSAVAVTLLWLVSGPLFHYSDAWQLVINTGTTIITFLMVFLLQRNQNRDSVALHLKLDELVAATRSASDRLIGIEDASEEELNQLAQAYMKLAKRAGTREGLEEDCARVRDMADAPRDAS comes from the coding sequence ATGCGCGAAGCGAACGATTCATCCCGCGTCCGGCCGGACGCGGCCGACCGTCACGGGACCGACCGCGCGTCGGCCCCGCATCCCGTCACGCGCGCGTTCGAGCGCTTCGCGTCCGGCGTCACGGCGTGGGCCGGCTCGCCGATCGCGTTCGGCTCGGCCGTCGCCGTGACGCTGCTGTGGCTCGTCAGCGGGCCGCTGTTTCACTATTCCGACGCGTGGCAGCTCGTGATCAACACGGGTACGACGATCATCACGTTCCTGATGGTGTTCCTGCTGCAGCGGAACCAGAACCGCGACAGCGTCGCGCTGCATCTGAAGCTCGACGAACTCGTCGCGGCGACGCGTTCCGCGAGCGACCGGCTGATCGGGATCGAGGATGCGTCGGAGGAGGAGCTGAATCAGCTCGCGCAGGCGTACATGAAGCTCGCGAAGCGGGCGGGCACGCGCGAAGGCCTCGAAGAGGATTGCGCACGCGTGCGCGACATGGCCGACGCGCCGCGGGACGCGTCGTGA
- a CDS encoding BON domain-containing protein, whose translation MESQTRLKPLMNLAAAVACGAVAMYFLDPASGRRRRAYVCDKAAAGGHGVVDYASNCAKQATDRARSAIAGLREHWQPEHADDALIAARVRAELARLTGRPHDIDVSVEDGHVRLSGAIDEAERQAIVDGVSAVDGVRTVDDGLGTRSEYRADAGDGAS comes from the coding sequence ATGGAATCCCAGACTCGTCTGAAACCGCTGATGAATCTTGCTGCGGCCGTCGCATGCGGCGCGGTCGCGATGTACTTTCTCGATCCGGCGTCGGGCCGCCGCCGACGTGCGTACGTCTGCGACAAGGCCGCGGCCGGCGGACACGGCGTCGTCGACTATGCGAGCAATTGCGCGAAACAGGCGACCGATCGCGCGCGCAGTGCGATCGCGGGTCTGCGCGAGCACTGGCAGCCCGAGCATGCGGACGACGCGCTGATCGCGGCGCGCGTGCGCGCCGAACTCGCGCGGCTCACCGGTCGTCCGCACGACATCGACGTGAGCGTCGAGGACGGCCATGTGCGGCTGAGCGGCGCGATCGACGAAGCCGAGCGGCAGGCGATCGTCGACGGCGTGTCGGCCGTCGACGGCGTGCGGACCGTCGACGACGGGCTCGGCACGCGCAGCGAGTACCGCGCAGACGCGGGCGACGGCGCGAGCTGA
- a CDS encoding DUF1641 domain-containing protein — protein MAERLPDDTTPPPSEPNAHDALERLLGSLHRHGFLRFANDVVSANAKIAEVLVGALDKPGTQTGVQNLAMLVMALSRVPPEQFGKTMFAAADALRHIGAWQPAEHEHVAPGVRGVYRLLNDDALWEAITPLLEGLKVFAQGLAREPEQSVTALTGKADGA, from the coding sequence ATGGCCGAACGCCTGCCTGACGATACGACACCCCCTCCTTCCGAACCGAATGCGCACGACGCACTCGAACGCCTGCTCGGCAGCCTGCACCGTCACGGCTTCCTGCGTTTCGCGAACGACGTGGTCAGCGCGAACGCGAAGATCGCCGAGGTGCTGGTCGGCGCGCTCGACAAGCCCGGCACGCAGACCGGCGTGCAGAATCTCGCGATGCTCGTGATGGCGCTCTCGCGCGTGCCGCCCGAACAGTTCGGCAAGACGATGTTCGCGGCCGCCGACGCACTGCGCCACATCGGCGCGTGGCAGCCGGCCGAGCACGAACATGTCGCGCCGGGCGTGCGCGGCGTCTACCGGCTGCTCAACGACGACGCGCTGTGGGAAGCGATCACGCCGCTGCTCGAAGGGCTGAAGGTGTTCGCGCAGGGGCTTGCGCGCGAGCCCGAGCAATCGGTCACGGCGCTGACCGGGAAGGCGGACGGCGCGTAA
- a CDS encoding NUDIX hydrolase, producing the protein MKLPDPADFPVRAVPLAPLAKERATVLCHRNGRVLLVARRPSSRWTLPGGVIRRGESALDAAHRELHEETGLTGLDLAYFFYVDGNVKRHHVFVVDLPAGMHACPGREIALCRWVPIDAVARWPASTPTQRIVRQLAQLRDVASADAPALTRRPPSRSAP; encoded by the coding sequence ATGAAACTGCCCGATCCCGCCGACTTTCCCGTTCGCGCGGTCCCGCTCGCGCCGCTGGCGAAGGAACGCGCGACGGTACTCTGTCATCGCAACGGCCGCGTTCTGCTGGTCGCGCGCCGGCCGTCGTCGCGCTGGACGCTGCCGGGCGGCGTGATTCGCCGCGGCGAGTCCGCGCTCGACGCCGCGCATCGCGAGCTGCACGAGGAAACGGGACTGACGGGGCTCGACCTCGCGTATTTCTTCTACGTCGACGGCAATGTGAAACGCCATCACGTGTTCGTCGTCGATCTGCCGGCCGGCATGCATGCGTGCCCCGGCCGCGAGATCGCGCTGTGCCGCTGGGTGCCGATCGACGCGGTGGCGCGCTGGCCGGCCAGCACGCCGACACAGCGCATCGTGCGTCAGCTCGCGCAGCTGCGCGACGTCGCGAGCGCGGACGCACCCGCGCTTACGCGCCGTCCGCCTTCCCGGTCAGCGCCGTGA
- a CDS encoding ferritin-like domain-containing protein, whose protein sequence is MASEANVVDERLMEWLRDAHAMEEQAETMLSSMAGRIEHYPDLKRRIEQHIEETREQARLIRSCIERRGGSVSTVKDLGAKTMAWVQGMSGMFVSDEIVKGGMASYMFEHFEIAAYRNLIEAARVAGDVETQTICERILPEEQAMAAWLEHNMAGVVRTYLAREMRPNTTAKR, encoded by the coding sequence ATGGCAAGCGAAGCGAACGTAGTAGACGAGCGGTTGATGGAATGGCTGCGCGACGCGCATGCGATGGAGGAACAGGCCGAGACGATGCTGTCGTCGATGGCCGGCCGGATCGAACATTATCCGGACCTCAAGCGGCGCATCGAGCAGCACATCGAGGAAACGCGCGAACAGGCGCGGCTGATCCGCAGCTGCATCGAGCGGCGCGGCGGCTCGGTGTCGACCGTGAAGGATCTCGGCGCAAAGACGATGGCCTGGGTGCAGGGCATGTCGGGGATGTTCGTGTCGGACGAGATCGTCAAGGGCGGCATGGCGAGCTACATGTTCGAGCACTTCGAGATCGCCGCGTACCGCAACCTGATCGAGGCCGCGCGCGTGGCCGGCGACGTCGAGACGCAGACGATCTGCGAGCGGATCCTGCCCGAAGAGCAGGCGATGGCGGCCTGGCTCGAGCACAACATGGCGGGCGTCGTGCGCACGTATCTCGCGCGCGAGATGCGTCCGAACACGACGGCGAAACGCTGA
- a CDS encoding manganese catalase family protein, producing MFIHNTRLQYTVRVDAPNPGLANLLLEQFGGPQGELAAAMRYFTQAITEEDPGRKDMLFDIATEELSHLEVIGSLVAMLNRGAKGELAEAVDEQAELYRKLNGAGNDSHVTQLLYGAGSPLTNSGAVPWSAAYIDTIGEPTADLRSNIAAEARAKIIYERLINVSDDPSVREALGFLMTREVSHQKSFEKALYAITANFPPGKLPPMEPYDRVYFRMQEGAEPMPGPWNRGDALSVRRGEPAVDGGDGLATGAVDPTQSQALEAMARRLASDPNCDPTTGAELGAGAPHDSTTSPVPPVSGTPGV from the coding sequence ATGTTCATTCACAACACCCGATTGCAGTACACGGTGCGCGTCGACGCGCCGAACCCCGGTCTCGCCAACCTGCTGCTCGAACAGTTCGGCGGACCGCAGGGCGAACTCGCCGCCGCGATGCGCTACTTCACGCAGGCGATCACCGAGGAAGATCCGGGCCGCAAGGACATGCTGTTCGACATCGCGACCGAGGAGCTGAGCCACCTGGAAGTGATCGGCTCGCTCGTCGCGATGCTGAACCGCGGCGCGAAGGGCGAGCTCGCGGAAGCAGTCGACGAACAGGCCGAGCTGTACCGCAAGCTGAACGGCGCGGGCAACGACAGCCACGTGACGCAGCTGCTGTACGGCGCCGGTTCGCCGCTGACGAATTCGGGCGCGGTGCCGTGGAGCGCCGCGTACATCGACACGATCGGCGAGCCGACCGCCGATCTGCGCTCGAACATCGCGGCCGAGGCGCGCGCGAAGATCATCTACGAACGGCTGATCAACGTGTCGGACGATCCGAGCGTGCGCGAAGCGCTCGGCTTCCTGATGACGCGCGAAGTGTCGCACCAGAAGTCGTTCGAGAAGGCGCTCTACGCGATCACCGCGAACTTCCCGCCCGGCAAGCTGCCGCCGATGGAGCCGTACGACCGCGTGTACTTCCGGATGCAGGAAGGCGCGGAGCCGATGCCGGGCCCGTGGAATCGCGGCGATGCGCTGTCGGTGCGGCGTGGCGAGCCGGCCGTCGACGGCGGCGACGGCCTCGCGACGGGCGCAGTCGATCCGACGCAGTCGCAGGCGCTCGAAGCGATGGCGCGCCGGCTCGCGTCCGACCCGAACTGCGATCCGACGACCGGTGCCGAGCTCGGCGCCGGTGCACCGCACGACAGCACGACATCGCCGGTGCCGCCGGTGTCCGGCACGCCGGGCGTGTAA